One Limibacter armeniacum DNA window includes the following coding sequences:
- the cobA gene encoding uroporphyrinogen-III C-methyltransferase, with protein MSVQQIQPKLTLVGAGPGDKDLISIKGMKALQAADVILYDALVNPELLDHATNAKKVFVGKRAGHHYLPQEEINQLIIDFAFSHGHVVRLKGGDPLVFGRGQEEINAASAFGIQVEIIPGISSVTSAPASIGIPVTCRGVSESFWVITGTTQSNSLSKDLPLSAQSSATVLILMGLGKLSLITQLFSMYRSKDEPVAIVQNATWDNQQFVTGTLSDIEAKVREQQIGTPGIIIIGEVVKHRSPLEILKANQLSQPE; from the coding sequence ATGAGTGTTCAACAAATCCAACCAAAACTGACGCTTGTAGGAGCAGGACCTGGGGACAAAGACCTTATAAGTATAAAAGGTATGAAGGCATTACAAGCTGCAGATGTCATCCTATATGATGCATTAGTAAATCCTGAATTGCTGGACCATGCTACAAATGCTAAAAAAGTGTTTGTTGGAAAAAGAGCAGGACACCATTACTTACCTCAGGAAGAAATCAACCAACTGATAATAGACTTTGCTTTCTCCCATGGTCATGTGGTTAGACTGAAAGGCGGTGATCCTTTGGTATTTGGTAGAGGTCAGGAGGAAATAAATGCTGCATCGGCTTTTGGTATTCAGGTCGAGATCATACCTGGCATCAGCAGTGTAACCAGTGCACCCGCCTCGATCGGAATTCCTGTAACTTGCCGTGGTGTCAGCGAAAGCTTCTGGGTGATTACAGGCACTACACAATCCAACTCGCTATCAAAAGACTTACCGCTTTCAGCCCAGTCTTCGGCTACCGTACTGATATTGATGGGACTTGGCAAACTTTCATTGATCACTCAATTGTTCAGCATGTACCGCAGCAAGGATGAACCTGTAGCCATCGTACAGAATGCCACATGGGATAATCAGCAATTTGTCACTGGTACACTTTCCGATATTGAGGCAAAGGTAAGAGAGCAGCAGATTGGTACACCGGGCATCATCATCATCGGGGAAGTGGTAAAACACAGAAGTCCTTTAGAAATACTGAAAGCCAACCAATTGAGTCAGCCTGAATAG
- a CDS encoding alginate export family protein, with amino-acid sequence MKKFTLTICCLCCTLYANAQFTLEGQYRPRAEVRNGFKAPILTDTEVAAFVEHRARITAGYSQSKLGFKLSVQDVRIWGETGQINKADNLLSIHEAYGEYKPSKNSTFRIGRQEVAIDGHRFFGTLDWAAQARAFDAVRYLYKDSIGNEFQLMGTFNQNGLTDSSSPEPAKNTGNFYNSGAYAGANTYTGFGLPLPKAQVMGYVKKMFGTANISFMGLVDFMQPTEGHPYPLYHFGISPNYKLDKLNLSGQLYYSTGTQKLSATNPELEDNKLSAYMLSLSLQHTGLKGKPLLGVDYISGDDKGTTDVTEGWAPLYGTNHKFYGFMDYFYVGSGHNGGGNNKSGGLVDIYLKTTFKVGESSNLLAHLHAFSSPTDVYDLSSADPEATLGSYLGTELDLVFVKKLAENITFKAGYSQMFGTTSMQQVKGQFNTDTGKYANIKGMQNWTWVMINFTPKFL; translated from the coding sequence TTGAAAAAATTTACCCTGACGATATGTTGCTTATGCTGTACTCTTTATGCCAATGCACAGTTTACATTGGAAGGACAATACCGTCCCAGAGCTGAGGTTAGAAACGGATTCAAAGCACCCATCCTGACTGACACAGAAGTAGCGGCCTTTGTAGAGCATAGAGCGCGTATTACTGCTGGTTATTCCCAAAGTAAATTAGGATTCAAACTGTCAGTACAGGATGTGAGAATCTGGGGAGAAACAGGACAGATCAACAAGGCAGACAACCTATTGAGCATACACGAGGCGTATGGTGAATATAAGCCTTCCAAAAACTCCACCTTCCGTATCGGTAGACAGGAAGTAGCTATCGACGGTCACCGATTCTTCGGAACGCTTGACTGGGCTGCTCAGGCAAGAGCCTTTGATGCAGTAAGGTACCTGTACAAGGATTCAATCGGAAACGAGTTCCAGCTGATGGGTACTTTCAACCAGAATGGCTTGACAGACTCCTCCAGTCCTGAGCCAGCCAAGAATACTGGAAACTTCTACAATTCTGGTGCATATGCTGGCGCCAACACCTACACTGGTTTTGGGTTGCCACTTCCAAAGGCACAAGTGATGGGTTATGTCAAGAAGATGTTCGGAACAGCCAATATCTCGTTTATGGGGTTGGTGGATTTTATGCAACCAACTGAAGGTCATCCTTACCCGTTATATCATTTTGGTATTTCACCAAATTACAAACTGGACAAACTCAACCTTAGTGGTCAGCTATACTATTCTACCGGTACACAAAAACTGTCAGCTACCAATCCTGAACTTGAAGACAACAAGTTGTCTGCCTATATGTTAAGCCTTAGCTTACAGCATACAGGTTTAAAAGGAAAACCGCTTTTGGGAGTGGATTATATCAGTGGTGATGATAAGGGCACAACTGATGTTACGGAAGGCTGGGCACCACTCTATGGTACCAACCACAAGTTTTATGGCTTTATGGATTACTTCTATGTAGGCTCCGGACACAACGGTGGAGGTAACAACAAAAGTGGTGGACTGGTGGATATTTACCTGAAAACCACTTTCAAGGTAGGCGAAAGCAGTAATTTGCTGGCACACCTACACGCCTTTAGCTCCCCAACAGATGTATATGACCTGTCATCTGCTGACCCTGAAGCGACACTTGGCAGTTATCTAGGTACGGAACTGGATTTGGTATTTGTCAAAAAGCTAGCAGAAAACATCACATTCAAAGCGGGTTACTCCCAGATGTTTGGTACAACTTCCATGCAACAGGTAAAAGGACAATTCAATACAGATACAGGAAAGTATGCAAACATCAAAGGCATGCAAAACTGGACTTGGGTCATGATCAATTTTACACCAAAGTTTTTATAA
- a CDS encoding Crp/Fnr family transcriptional regulator, translated as MECLSCLNHNCLIKKSLPLSSELENDISIKGIKCRKGQTFILEGSPVYGLYFIRSGKVKVSVMGYQGKEQILRFAGNGDVVGHRGYGAGEVYKINATTMEDSTICHVPNQVLNLFFESNNTLAYNLMRFYSEELDRSETKVRNLAQMNVKEKVIDTLLHINRKFGQRHGFIDLEMSRKEIADYAGTTDEQVIRIISALKKEALLTAKGKKIGIPNVELLKNEINKHHFYSER; from the coding sequence ATGGAATGTCTTAGCTGTTTGAACCATAATTGCCTGATCAAGAAAAGTCTTCCTCTCTCTTCTGAATTGGAAAATGATATCAGTATCAAAGGAATCAAATGCAGAAAAGGACAGACTTTTATCCTTGAAGGAAGCCCTGTATATGGACTGTATTTTATCCGAAGCGGCAAAGTAAAGGTGAGTGTCATGGGGTATCAAGGGAAAGAGCAAATACTCCGTTTTGCCGGAAATGGGGATGTAGTTGGGCACCGTGGTTATGGTGCTGGAGAAGTTTACAAGATCAATGCGACCACCATGGAAGATAGTACCATCTGCCATGTTCCCAATCAGGTTTTGAACCTGTTCTTTGAATCTAACAATACATTGGCCTATAACCTGATGCGCTTTTACTCAGAAGAGCTTGACCGTAGCGAAACCAAAGTGAGGAATTTGGCACAGATGAATGTCAAGGAAAAAGTGATTGACACATTACTTCACATCAATCGAAAGTTTGGTCAACGCCATGGCTTTATTGACTTGGAAATGTCACGCAAAGAGATCGCGGACTATGCCGGCACAACAGATGAACAGGTGATCAGAATTATCTCAGCCCTTAAAAAAGAGGCATTGCTAACTGCTAAAGGGAAAAAAATAGGCATACCCAACGTAGAATTACTTAAAAACGAAATCAATAAACATCACTTTTATTCAGAGCGATAA
- a CDS encoding DUF5074 domain-containing protein, with protein MKLLRQHSMLWFSWLLLLGITFSGCDDKDDPIPPSSVQILSPETNGAFFVGEEVTFVGDAQDAQSYTWEINGEELSTDISFTYSFTAEGEYNIAFNAINESGSISDVVTLQVNSGVQINGMSENEFYLVGDTISLFANIENPALTSFKWVVHDEVLSDSLTFKYVLRDVGLQQITFTAQGTDYASVLTQQVEVAPLLGGALIVNEGNMSNEMGSVSFLQRGGNTLFTNAYASLNPGKTLSNVTQSASYFGDYVYFISQNGPNYIIVADKETLVAVDSITTSDVSLSWPTHLAMVSTTKGYVRDNNGISIIDFSAKSVTNISGVGAAKAQPIVIGNKLFTYSGSNLYVVDITTDQLIHTETFGSSIGGFAEATDGNLWVAQSGTPSTLLKVASSDYTTLKEIEMPEGVNLNAGWTGSSNIMPSHTTENVFVRPSGKKQIYLVDLSTTTPTVSLFSDLSTWSDEETGIIYGEPNVDPVSNDIYIMGIKGYGMDYLINALFIIDGSTGNQKQKLTGVGSFPAMVLFSE; from the coding sequence ATGAAATTATTGAGACAGCACTCAATGCTATGGTTCTCCTGGCTACTTCTGCTAGGTATTACATTTTCAGGATGTGATGACAAGGACGATCCTATTCCTCCATCTTCAGTACAGATTCTATCACCCGAAACCAATGGGGCATTCTTTGTTGGCGAAGAGGTTACCTTTGTTGGCGATGCACAAGATGCACAATCATACACTTGGGAAATTAATGGTGAAGAATTGTCCACAGACATTTCTTTTACCTATTCGTTTACGGCAGAAGGTGAATACAATATCGCATTCAATGCCATCAATGAAAGTGGTTCCATCAGTGATGTTGTAACGCTGCAAGTCAACAGTGGTGTACAGATCAATGGTATGTCAGAAAATGAGTTCTACCTGGTAGGAGATACTATCTCACTATTCGCCAATATTGAGAATCCTGCCCTTACCAGCTTTAAATGGGTAGTCCACGATGAGGTTTTAAGTGACTCACTCACATTCAAGTACGTACTCAGAGATGTTGGATTACAGCAGATCACTTTTACAGCACAGGGTACTGACTACGCTTCCGTACTGACACAACAAGTTGAGGTCGCTCCTCTTCTAGGTGGAGCCCTGATTGTCAATGAAGGTAACATGAGTAATGAAATGGGAAGTGTGTCCTTCCTTCAAAGAGGTGGCAACACGCTTTTCACCAACGCTTATGCATCTCTGAACCCAGGCAAAACCCTTAGCAATGTCACCCAGTCGGCATCCTACTTTGGTGACTATGTGTATTTCATTTCCCAGAATGGTCCCAACTATATCATCGTAGCCGATAAAGAAACCTTGGTGGCTGTTGACTCCATCACCACCAGTGATGTTTCATTGAGCTGGCCAACCCATCTGGCAATGGTCAGTACCACAAAAGGTTATGTCCGCGACAACAACGGCATCTCCATCATTGACTTCAGTGCTAAGTCTGTCACCAATATCAGTGGCGTTGGTGCTGCCAAGGCACAACCGATCGTGATTGGCAACAAGCTTTTCACTTACTCAGGCAGCAACCTGTATGTAGTGGATATCACAACTGATCAACTGATCCATACCGAAACGTTCGGCAGCAGCATTGGCGGATTTGCTGAAGCTACAGACGGTAACCTTTGGGTTGCTCAAAGTGGAACTCCTTCCACCTTGCTAAAAGTTGCCTCCTCAGATTATACAACATTGAAGGAAATTGAGATGCCTGAAGGCGTAAACCTTAATGCCGGATGGACAGGATCATCCAACATTATGCCTAGTCACACGACAGAAAATGTATTCGTAAGACCTAGTGGAAAAAAGCAGATTTACCTAGTTGACCTTAGTACGACTACCCCTACCGTAAGCCTGTTCTCAGACCTTTCAACATGGAGTGATGAAGAAACAGGGATCATCTATGGAGAACCGAATGTAGACCCTG
- a CDS encoding MFS transporter — protein MRTSTPNLEKATRINLLDFKSVQMRTFHLSWLAFFLCFFGWFAHAPLMNSTIGPDLDLTKAQKITAFIASVGVTIFARLFIGSMCDKFGPRKSYVYLLIFGAFAVISSSFATTWETYLLSRMAIGVIGASFVITQYHTSVMFAPNVVGIANATTAGWGNLGGGVTQALMPLIASGMLALGFAESELSKWRPAMFVPALIMLVVAFLYWKYTTDTPKGNMEDQKADESTNSEEKPTNTFIEAMKDRRVWILFAIYAGCFGMELFVNGRAATYYQTKFLLNETTAGMVAALFGLMNLFARSMGGWLGDRFSKTGGLAGRVKWLVIVMVIEGIALTIFSQMDILGVAIATMIVFSLFVQMAEGATYSVVPFINKKALGAVAGIVGAGGNVGAVMYAQFLLRSGSPLEDCFLYFGVVVAAIGFLGLGVKFSDEDEKAAVAEQERLEALEAELKAKEASLVA, from the coding sequence ATGCGTACATCCACTCCAAACCTTGAAAAAGCAACCCGCATTAATTTGCTGGATTTCAAATCAGTTCAGATGAGAACATTTCACCTGAGCTGGCTCGCATTCTTCCTATGTTTCTTTGGTTGGTTTGCCCATGCCCCATTGATGAACTCAACCATTGGGCCTGACCTTGACCTCACTAAAGCGCAGAAGATCACTGCCTTTATCGCCTCCGTTGGGGTCACCATCTTTGCCCGCCTTTTTATAGGCAGCATGTGTGACAAGTTTGGCCCTAGAAAAAGTTATGTCTACTTACTGATATTCGGTGCTTTCGCCGTAATATCCTCCTCCTTTGCCACAACTTGGGAAACCTACTTGCTCTCCAGGATGGCCATTGGTGTAATTGGTGCCTCTTTCGTGATTACCCAGTACCATACTTCTGTCATGTTTGCTCCTAATGTAGTGGGTATTGCCAATGCCACTACCGCAGGTTGGGGTAATCTTGGTGGTGGTGTTACACAAGCTTTAATGCCACTGATCGCTTCAGGAATGCTGGCATTGGGTTTTGCAGAGTCTGAACTTTCGAAATGGAGACCTGCCATGTTTGTACCTGCCCTGATCATGCTGGTAGTTGCTTTCCTGTACTGGAAATACACTACTGACACTCCAAAAGGAAATATGGAAGACCAAAAAGCGGATGAGTCAACAAACTCAGAAGAAAAGCCTACCAATACCTTTATCGAAGCCATGAAAGACCGTCGAGTATGGATCCTGTTTGCTATCTATGCGGGTTGTTTCGGGATGGAACTGTTTGTCAATGGCAGAGCCGCAACTTATTACCAAACCAAATTTCTGCTCAATGAAACTACGGCCGGAATGGTCGCGGCACTGTTCGGCCTGATGAACCTGTTCGCAAGATCTATGGGAGGCTGGCTAGGTGACCGATTCTCCAAAACTGGAGGTCTTGCCGGTAGAGTAAAGTGGCTGGTTATAGTGATGGTAATTGAAGGTATTGCCCTAACCATCTTCTCTCAAATGGACATATTGGGTGTTGCCATTGCCACTATGATTGTTTTCTCACTGTTTGTTCAAATGGCTGAAGGCGCTACCTACTCTGTAGTACCATTTATCAATAAAAAAGCACTGGGAGCTGTAGCAGGTATCGTAGGTGCAGGGGGCAATGTTGGTGCTGTCATGTATGCACAATTCCTTTTGAGAAGTGGCTCGCCATTGGAGGATTGCTTCCTCTACTTCGGGGTGGTTGTGGCAGCTATCGGGTTCCTTGGTTTAGGCGTGAAATTCTCAGATGAGGATGAAAAAGCTGCCGTAGCTGAACAGGAAAGACTGGAAGCTTTGGAAGCCGAACTCAAAGCAAAAGAAGCTTCACTTGTTGCATAA